Proteins from one Deltaproteobacteria bacterium genomic window:
- a CDS encoding DEAD/DEAH box helicase: MTTTRKKPAEKQIAKQAGKGFSSADIHRLEFHRHGLALFPAPEDKRPGIAVLVEDEKSGLRQRFCSCSVYKKRTCTHVQRLTKLARTLTERLDGKTPVEDFRPSIWYRLAEILSDKCRERPDTVVTMEVLDRNGGHVTRVIDASGEEMVRSYLKGPARVRFMERCVGTSDRDAVPNRGMILDRLALMTLTENERLMRERGFKTRRQVLEGSFWYRMAYHGYREFGREGCAFYPAIEENTGAFTVGVRDSNGEMLFRMVIPRHKVRSLLRTFQDLLPNQHHFAIHPVPLKSIFKVSPNTQLDLEVRPLIQLIQENGETRFFEREDLEKFRYGNLIYIKEMGLLAELEPEGLTQRKFQAPVRMVLKKSQVPSFFEEFGHEADGSSALVDEDLRPLRMIRTFDRLKITPASLGRDWCWLSADYGFGNRSISLAEILGAKKEGLRYIGTAGGWIDCESAEFDGLTPILHRFKEDPVSGEAGNIGLSRMDLLRVYAGAGRPVDISGDNDDTDLFRKMVELKPGRDLPRLKGLASSLRPYQERGVEWLHFLFENGFGGLLCDDMGLGKTHEVMAFMVGLQEREEACGPFLVVCPTTVLSHWDHKIRAHAPTLRPVIYHGSERDLEAAVDAGDVLLTSYGILRRDIERLKNIAFGGAFFDEIQNLKNPETLAYQAAKEIKAPVKLGLTGTPIENRLMELKALFDLTLPGYLGTDRDFENDFVKPIETDPASPRAEALGRLISPFSLRRRKETVLNDLPPKIEDLRNCLLSEDQVKLYRDAIASRGGGLLRSLQNEGETIPYIHIFALLNLLKQICNHPCLMNGQANDYDKLESGKWELFKEILAEALDSGQKVVVYSQFIGMISIMELFLKELGVGFVALTGKSRNRGEIIARFNDDPGCRVYLGSLKAGGVGIDLVAASVVIHYDMWWNAAREDQATDRVHRIGQRRGVHVFKLVTEGTLEEKIAAVIQRKRNLMDSVVKESDPDLLKTFSRQELIDLLTPP; the protein is encoded by the coding sequence ATGACGACGACAAGAAAGAAACCTGCCGAAAAGCAGATCGCCAAACAGGCAGGCAAAGGATTTTCAAGCGCTGATATTCACCGGCTTGAGTTTCATCGCCATGGCCTGGCCCTGTTCCCGGCCCCGGAGGACAAGCGACCGGGCATCGCCGTTCTTGTGGAAGATGAGAAGTCGGGCCTCAGGCAGCGATTCTGCTCCTGTTCCGTATATAAAAAGCGGACATGCACCCATGTTCAGAGGCTGACCAAACTGGCCAGGACACTCACCGAAAGGCTTGACGGAAAGACGCCTGTGGAGGATTTCAGGCCAAGCATCTGGTATCGTCTCGCAGAAATCCTGTCGGACAAATGCAGGGAAAGGCCGGATACCGTCGTGACCATGGAGGTCCTGGATCGAAATGGAGGGCATGTAACCCGGGTGATCGATGCCTCCGGGGAGGAGATGGTCCGCTCTTACCTAAAGGGACCTGCCAGGGTCAGGTTTATGGAGCGTTGCGTGGGCACGTCGGATCGGGATGCGGTTCCCAACAGGGGCATGATTCTCGATCGCCTGGCCCTCATGACCCTCACGGAAAATGAACGGTTGATGCGCGAGAGGGGCTTCAAGACGCGCAGGCAGGTTCTGGAGGGATCATTCTGGTACCGGATGGCGTATCATGGGTACCGCGAATTCGGCCGGGAGGGGTGTGCCTTCTATCCGGCCATAGAAGAGAATACGGGCGCATTCACCGTTGGCGTCAGAGACAGCAACGGGGAGATGCTCTTTCGCATGGTGATTCCACGCCACAAGGTCAGGTCGTTGCTGCGGACCTTTCAAGACCTTCTCCCAAATCAGCACCACTTCGCCATTCACCCCGTCCCGTTGAAATCCATCTTCAAGGTGAGTCCGAATACGCAACTGGACCTGGAGGTCAGGCCCCTGATTCAGTTGATCCAGGAAAACGGCGAGACCCGCTTCTTTGAAAGAGAAGACCTGGAGAAGTTTAGGTATGGGAATCTGATCTATATCAAAGAAATGGGTCTCCTTGCCGAACTGGAGCCTGAAGGGTTGACCCAACGCAAATTCCAGGCGCCGGTCCGGATGGTCCTGAAAAAGTCACAGGTCCCCAGCTTTTTTGAGGAATTCGGCCATGAGGCCGATGGTTCCTCGGCCCTGGTGGATGAGGACCTAAGGCCCCTTCGCATGATACGGACCTTTGACCGGCTGAAAATCACCCCCGCATCCCTGGGCAGGGACTGGTGCTGGCTCTCCGCAGACTATGGATTCGGAAACCGGTCCATTTCTCTGGCGGAGATACTGGGCGCCAAGAAGGAGGGCCTCCGGTACATCGGCACCGCAGGGGGATGGATCGACTGTGAATCCGCGGAATTCGACGGCCTCACCCCCATCCTGCACCGGTTCAAAGAGGACCCGGTATCCGGTGAGGCCGGGAACATCGGGCTGTCCCGAATGGACCTCCTCCGCGTCTATGCCGGGGCCGGCCGTCCCGTTGACATATCGGGCGACAATGATGATACGGACCTCTTTCGGAAGATGGTTGAACTCAAGCCCGGCCGTGACCTGCCGAGGCTGAAGGGCCTGGCCTCTTCGCTCAGACCCTACCAGGAGCGGGGCGTGGAGTGGCTCCATTTTCTCTTTGAAAACGGTTTTGGCGGGCTTCTCTGCGACGATATGGGCCTGGGCAAGACCCACGAGGTCATGGCCTTTATGGTGGGTCTCCAGGAGCGGGAAGAGGCGTGCGGCCCTTTCCTGGTGGTATGTCCCACCACGGTCTTGAGTCATTGGGACCATAAGATCCGCGCCCATGCCCCCACTCTCAGGCCGGTCATCTATCACGGCAGCGAGCGGGACCTTGAGGCAGCGGTAGATGCCGGCGACGTCCTGCTGACATCCTACGGGATATTGAGGAGGGACATAGAGAGGTTAAAGAATATCGCCTTTGGGGGTGCGTTTTTTGATGAGATCCAGAATCTCAAGAACCCGGAAACCCTGGCGTACCAGGCCGCAAAGGAGATCAAGGCCCCGGTGAAGCTGGGGTTGACAGGAACGCCCATCGAGAACCGCCTCATGGAATTGAAGGCCCTCTTTGACCTGACCCTTCCGGGATATCTGGGAACGGACCGCGATTTTGAAAACGATTTCGTAAAACCCATTGAGACGGACCCTGCCAGCCCCAGGGCCGAGGCATTGGGGAGGCTCATTTCGCCGTTCAGTCTTCGGCGACGAAAGGAGACGGTCCTCAATGATCTTCCCCCCAAGATCGAGGACCTCCGGAACTGCCTGCTAAGTGAGGATCAGGTCAAGCTCTATCGGGACGCCATCGCATCCAGGGGTGGCGGATTGTTGCGGTCCCTCCAGAACGAGGGGGAGACCATCCCCTATATCCACATCTTTGCCCTCCTCAACCTCCTCAAGCAGATCTGCAACCACCCCTGCCTGATGAATGGACAGGCGAATGACTATGACAAATTGGAATCAGGCAAGTGGGAGCTCTTTAAGGAGATCCTGGCAGAGGCCCTCGACAGCGGACAGAAGGTGGTTGTGTACAGCCAGTTTATCGGAATGATATCCATCATGGAGCTGTTCCTGAAGGAATTGGGTGTGGGTTTTGTCGCCCTTACCGGGAAAAGCCGGAACCGGGGGGAGATCATCGCCCGGTTCAATGATGACCCGGGCTGCCGGGTCTATCTGGGGAGCCTCAAGGCCGGGGGCGTGGGGATCGACCTGGTGGCCGCATCGGTCGTGATCCACTATGACATGTGGTGGAACGCGGCGCGGGAGGATCAGGCCACGGACCGGGTCCACCGGATCGGACAGAGACGCGGGGTCCATGTCTTCAAGCTGGTCACCGAGGGGACCCTTGAAGAGAAGATCGCCGCCGTCATCCAGAGGAAACGGAACCTGATGGACAGCGTGGTCAAAGAGAGCGACCCGGATCTTCTCAAGACCTTTTCACGGCAGGAATTGATAGACCTCCTGACGCCCCCATAG
- a CDS encoding DUF3089 domain-containing protein, protein MRYKNFVNCFIGALFILTGCTTIPQKPNYVDDNSWVAKSISIDKPVDVFYVYPTIHVAKTPPNMDVSDHPEFMYAAL, encoded by the coding sequence ATGAGATACAAAAACTTTGTTAACTGCTTCATAGGAGCACTATTCATTCTGACAGGGTGCACGACCATTCCCCAAAAACCCAACTATGTGGACGACAATTCCTGGGTTGCCAAATCAATCAGCATCGACAAGCCTGTTGATGTGTTTTATGTCTACCCCACCATCCATGTCGCAAAAACCCCGCCGAACATGGACGTTTCCGACCACCCTGAATTTATGTATGCTGCCCTATGA
- a CDS encoding nucleotidyltransferase domain-containing protein, with the protein MALSKNQVNEIIKGFVSRLMRDIPVDEVILFGSYAHGTPEEHSDIDLAVISDWFRDKTRIEGMQYLSRIAARYNTMIEAIPFTTEEYKNLDKRTFLGAIVRRGKPYHIDADDLVSPE; encoded by the coding sequence GTGGCTTTATCAAAAAATCAGGTAAATGAGATTATCAAGGGCTTTGTCTCCAGGCTGATGCGCGACATCCCTGTGGACGAGGTGATCCTGTTCGGTTCTTACGCCCATGGAACCCCTGAGGAACACAGCGATATTGACCTTGCCGTTATTTCCGACTGGTTTCGAGATAAGACGCGCATTGAAGGCATGCAGTATCTATCCCGGATTGCGGCACGGTATAACACAATGATTGAGGCGATACCGTTTACCACCGAAGAATATAAGAACTTGGATAAAAGGACCTTTTTGGGCGCCATCGTGAGGAGAGGGAAGCCCTATCACATTGACGCCGATGATCTTGTTTCACCTGAATAA
- a CDS encoding B12-binding domain-containing radical SAM protein, whose protein sequence is MKIVLVSMPDVAPVIMHESAFHMPNLGLASLAANLDDGHDVRIVDLIRKRRNVRKYLGRILLSFRPQVVGLSCMTWQYATCKKLIKLIRQLLPEVKIVLGGYHATLMYAEIGESESGKLLDFLVRGEGEDTFRRLIRVLEGKEHVEDIPSVSYHTGAGFVHNPKGELLDLKTLKLPVRDKRRLTWGYHIMNRSSEVIETSRGCLRNCNFCSIRHMYGRAFRSFPIERILADIDDIYYKRRVRWIFVSDDNFVMIPERVTELCDAIIARKYRNLVLVVQADCVTIARNEAMVRKMSRAGFKSLFLGMENVSKKNLQIAKKGDIVDASRKAIALCHKYGIMIVGGMIFGFPDDGEQEIIDNYEFLKSTGADTAYCQILTPYPKTDIRQYLLDNDLVTNRYDYSRYNGMWANVKTRHISSDTLQYLVWYHNQKIMGWWEPSERMQKQARLWTSIWLYCFRPLMKILVARAQRKYGWRGRFEREIAGRKAVNRFRDLDDFT, encoded by the coding sequence ATGAAAATCGTCCTGGTTTCCATGCCCGATGTGGCCCCCGTGATCATGCACGAGTCCGCCTTCCATATGCCGAACCTGGGCCTGGCCAGCCTGGCCGCCAACCTTGACGACGGACATGACGTTCGCATCGTCGATCTTATCCGCAAGCGCCGCAATGTCCGTAAATATCTCGGCCGTATCCTTTTAAGTTTCCGTCCGCAAGTGGTCGGGCTCTCCTGTATGACCTGGCAATATGCCACATGTAAAAAACTGATCAAGCTGATCCGCCAACTCCTACCGGAAGTGAAAATCGTCCTTGGCGGTTACCACGCCACGCTCATGTATGCGGAAATCGGCGAATCGGAAAGCGGAAAGCTGCTCGATTTCTTGGTCCGGGGTGAAGGTGAAGATACCTTCCGCCGGTTGATCAGGGTTCTGGAAGGCAAAGAACATGTTGAGGATATCCCATCGGTCTCCTACCACACCGGGGCCGGGTTTGTGCACAACCCTAAGGGGGAGCTGCTTGACCTGAAAACGCTAAAACTGCCTGTTCGGGACAAAAGGCGGCTTACCTGGGGCTACCACATTATGAACCGTAGTTCGGAGGTTATCGAGACCTCCCGGGGATGTCTGCGCAACTGCAACTTCTGCAGTATCCGGCACATGTACGGCCGGGCGTTTCGATCGTTCCCCATTGAAAGGATCCTGGCAGACATAGACGATATCTACTATAAACGACGTGTCCGTTGGATCTTCGTATCAGACGACAACTTCGTCATGATTCCGGAAAGGGTCACGGAGTTGTGCGACGCCATCATTGCCCGCAAGTACCGCAACCTTGTCCTGGTGGTCCAGGCAGACTGCGTGACCATCGCCCGCAATGAAGCGATGGTCCGAAAGATGTCCCGGGCCGGATTCAAATCCCTTTTCCTGGGGATGGAAAATGTTTCAAAGAAAAACCTGCAGATCGCTAAGAAAGGCGATATCGTCGACGCGTCGCGTAAAGCGATCGCCCTTTGCCACAAATACGGCATCATGATAGTGGGCGGGATGATCTTCGGATTCCCGGACGATGGGGAACAGGAGATCATTGACAACTATGAATTCCTGAAATCCACCGGGGCCGACACCGCTTATTGCCAGATTCTTACCCCATATCCCAAGACCGACATCCGTCAGTACCTCCTGGACAACGACCTGGTGACCAACCGCTACGACTACTCCCGTTACAACGGCATGTGGGCCAACGTAAAAACCCGGCATATTTCTTCCGATACCCTGCAGTATTTGGTCTGGTATCACAACCAGAAAATTATGGGTTGGTGGGAACCGTCGGAAAGGATGCAAAAGCAAGCCCGTCTCTGGACCTCCATCTGGCTCTATTGCTTCAGGCCCCTGATGAAAATCCTGGTAGCCCGGGCTCAGAGAAAGTACGGCTGGAGAGGGCGTTTTGAAAGGGAGATCGCAGGGCGGAAGGCTGTGAACAGGTTCCGGGACTTGGATGACTTCACTTAG
- a CDS encoding AbrB/MazE/SpoVT family DNA-binding domain-containing protein, which produces METCSSKVTSKGQVVIPKGLREKYAIVPATRIRWVPIKEGILMVPESADPIRAARGMLRGSAILKAYMKEKKREMEREEGKLGKGICAG; this is translated from the coding sequence ATGGAAACCTGTTCATCCAAAGTTACATCAAAGGGTCAGGTTGTAATCCCCAAAGGGCTCCGGGAGAAATATGCCATTGTTCCTGCTACGAGAATCCGGTGGGTTCCCATTAAGGAAGGTATTCTGATGGTGCCGGAATCTGCTGATCCAATACGGGCGGCAAGGGGCATGTTGAGGGGGTCTGCTATATTGAAGGCGTACATGAAAGAAAAAAAACGCGAGATGGAGCGGGAGGAGGGGAAGCTTGGCAAAGGGATATGTGCTGGATAG
- a CDS encoding HD domain-containing protein, protein MTKNQTENRFPHHWIDAIQVEDRVSGCYLVKEKRVAKTRNGNAFLSLTLADRTGEISAKIWENAESVSGLFHEGDIVQVEGKAGSYRDQIQITVSGLDLFNEPPDPEIFLEKSPEDPSTMVRALREILRGIQDVHLRGLVDSFLGDREFMARFKRAPAAKTFHHGYLGGLLEHTLSVCRMAVHAVDHYPQLNRDLLITSAFLHDIGKIRELTYDLLIDYTDEGRLVGHLVLGAGMVDEKLKGFPDFPQGLAVRLRHLILSHHGQYDFGSPKAPKFLEAFALHLIDDLDAKINGLGRFMERDRHEGSWTDFNRMFGRYFLKGEIEPAQTTSQGPETTDNRQGTLFSSPRDL, encoded by the coding sequence ATGACAAAAAACCAGACTGAGAATCGCTTCCCCCATCACTGGATCGATGCCATTCAGGTGGAAGACCGGGTTTCGGGCTGTTACCTGGTCAAGGAAAAGCGCGTGGCAAAGACGCGTAATGGAAATGCATTTTTGAGCCTGACCCTGGCGGACAGGACCGGCGAGATATCGGCAAAGATCTGGGAAAACGCTGAGTCGGTTTCAGGGCTTTTTCATGAGGGAGATATCGTCCAGGTGGAAGGGAAGGCCGGTTCCTACCGTGATCAGATCCAGATCACCGTCTCCGGCCTGGATCTGTTCAATGAACCGCCGGATCCGGAAATCTTTCTTGAGAAAAGTCCCGAAGATCCGTCGACCATGGTCCGCGCCCTCCGGGAAATTCTCCGGGGGATACAGGATGTGCATCTGAGAGGACTGGTGGACAGTTTCCTGGGGGATCGGGAGTTTATGGCCCGGTTTAAAAGGGCCCCGGCTGCAAAAACCTTTCACCACGGTTATTTAGGGGGCCTCCTGGAGCATACCTTGTCGGTCTGTCGAATGGCCGTACATGCGGTCGATCATTATCCCCAGCTGAACCGGGACCTCCTCATCACATCGGCCTTTCTCCACGATATCGGCAAGATCAGGGAACTTACATACGATCTTCTCATCGACTATACGGATGAAGGACGATTGGTCGGTCATCTGGTACTGGGTGCGGGCATGGTCGATGAGAAGTTGAAGGGATTCCCTGATTTTCCACAGGGACTGGCCGTTCGATTAAGACATCTGATCCTGAGTCACCACGGCCAGTACGATTTCGGGTCCCCCAAGGCGCCCAAGTTCTTGGAGGCCTTTGCCCTCCATCTGATAGACGATCTCGATGCCAAGATAAACGGTCTCGGCCGGTTCATGGAAAGGGACCGGCACGAGGGGTCTTGGACCGATTTCAACAGGATGTTCGGCAGGTACTTCCTCAAGGGCGAGATAGAACCGGCCCAAACGACCTCACAAGGGCCTGAAACGACCGACAACCGGCAGGGCACCCTCTTTTCATCCCCTCGGGATCTGTAG
- a CDS encoding HEPN domain-containing protein, with protein sequence MDRIVAHWVERAEYDLDTAKAMLDAGRYLYVGYMCQQAIEKLLKAIIANQNKENLPIHNLNRLSDVAEISSLLSSDQVIFLAELTPFCIEARYGDFKESLSEIIDNEKARAIYQKTREMFQWLYQKIR encoded by the coding sequence ATGGACAGGATTGTCGCTCATTGGGTCGAAAGAGCCGAATATGATCTCGATACAGCAAAGGCGATGCTGGACGCAGGCCGTTATCTTTACGTTGGGTATATGTGCCAGCAGGCGATTGAGAAGCTGCTGAAAGCGATCATTGCGAATCAAAATAAAGAAAACCTGCCGATACACAATTTGAATCGGCTTTCAGATGTTGCCGAGATTTCGTCTTTATTGAGTTCGGATCAGGTTATATTCCTGGCGGAACTGACTCCGTTTTGTATTGAAGCGCGTTACGGAGATTTCAAGGAGAGTCTGTCCGAAATCATCGATAATGAAAAGGCGCGAGCCATCTATCAAAAGACTCGGGAGATGTTCCAGTGGCTTTATCAAAAAATCAGGTAA